The Streptomyces sp. Alt3 genome has a segment encoding these proteins:
- a CDS encoding DUF4031 domain-containing protein has translation MTVYIDPPTWPGHGRMWSHLVSDVSFEELHAFAATIGCPPRAFERDHYDVPEARYADAVRAGALEVGSKEIVRRLTDAGLRRPKGRPVPG, from the coding sequence GTGACCGTCTACATCGACCCGCCGACCTGGCCGGGGCACGGCCGCATGTGGTCGCACCTGGTCAGCGACGTGTCGTTCGAGGAACTGCACGCCTTCGCCGCGACCATCGGCTGCCCGCCCCGCGCCTTCGAGCGCGACCACTACGACGTGCCCGAGGCGCGTTACGCCGACGCGGTGCGCGCCGGGGCGCTGGAGGTCGGGTCGAAGGAGATCGTGCGCCGACTCACCGACGCCGGGCTGCGACGCCCGAAGGGGCGGCCCGTCCCTGGGTGA
- a CDS encoding MurR/RpiR family transcriptional regulator — MTNDVKESFNPDSPPAPAALAAKVRTLAPSMTRSMQRVAEAVAGDPAGCAALTVTGLAELTGTSEATVVRTARLLGYPGYRDLRLALAGLAAHQQSGRAPAVTADIAVDDPIADVVTKLAYDEQQTLADTAAGLDTVQLGAAVAAAATARRIDIYGAGASSLVGQDLAQKLLRIGLIAHAHMDPHLAVTNAVQLRSGDVAIAITHSGSTGDVIEPLRVAFDRGATTVAITGRPDGPVSQYADHVLTTSTARESELRPAAMSSRTSQLLVVDCLFIGVAQRTYETAAPALSASYEALAHRHTPRSR, encoded by the coding sequence GTGACCAATGACGTGAAGGAAAGTTTCAACCCGGACTCCCCGCCCGCCCCCGCGGCTCTCGCGGCCAAGGTGCGGACCCTCGCTCCGTCCATGACCCGTTCCATGCAGCGGGTCGCCGAAGCCGTCGCGGGTGACCCCGCCGGGTGTGCCGCCCTCACCGTCACCGGACTCGCGGAACTGACCGGCACCAGCGAGGCGACCGTCGTCCGCACCGCCCGCCTCCTCGGCTACCCGGGCTACCGGGACCTGCGCCTCGCGCTCGCCGGACTCGCCGCCCACCAGCAGTCCGGCAGGGCGCCCGCCGTCACCGCCGACATCGCGGTCGACGACCCCATCGCGGACGTGGTCACCAAGCTCGCCTACGACGAGCAGCAGACCCTCGCCGACACGGCCGCCGGACTCGACACCGTGCAGCTCGGGGCGGCCGTGGCCGCCGCCGCGACGGCCCGCCGCATCGACATCTACGGCGCCGGCGCGTCGTCCCTCGTCGGCCAGGACCTGGCGCAGAAGCTGCTGCGCATCGGCCTGATAGCCCACGCCCACATGGACCCGCACCTCGCCGTGACCAACGCGGTGCAGCTGCGCTCCGGCGACGTTGCCATCGCGATCACCCACTCCGGCTCCACCGGCGACGTCATCGAGCCGCTCCGGGTCGCCTTCGACCGCGGCGCGACGACGGTCGCGATCACCGGCCGCCCCGACGGACCGGTCTCCCAGTACGCCGACCACGTGCTGACCACGTCCACCGCCAGGGAGAGCGAGCTGCGGCCGGCCGCCATGTCGAGCCGCACGAGCCAGCTCCTCGTCGTCGACTGCCTCTTCATAGGGGTGGCCCAGCGGACGTACGAGACGGCCGCGCCCGCCCTGTCCGCCTCCTACGAGGCGCTCGCCCACCGCCACACCCCGCGCAGCCGCTGA
- the murQ gene encoding N-acetylmuramic acid 6-phosphate etherase has translation MTSTTDANADAPTPDGYGELRAQLDTLTTEAFRPELAEIDQLPTPEIARIMNGEDSTVPAAVAEKLPQIAAAIDATAERMARGGRLIYAGAGTAGRLGVLDASECPPTFNTDPSEVIGLIAGGPSAMVKAVEGAEDSKELAAADLDALGLTADDTVVGISASGRTPYAIGAVEHARGKGALTIGLSCNAGSGLAAAAEHGLEVVVGPELLTGSTRLKAGTAQKLVLNMLSTITMIRLGKTYGNLMVDVRASNEKLRARSRRIVSLATGASDEEIETALTATDGEVKNAILTILGGVDGPTAATLLADSHGHLRAALAAVRTT, from the coding sequence ATGACCTCCACCACCGACGCGAACGCCGACGCCCCGACCCCCGACGGATACGGCGAACTGCGTGCGCAGCTCGACACCCTCACCACCGAGGCGTTCCGGCCGGAGCTCGCCGAGATCGACCAGCTGCCGACGCCGGAGATAGCCCGCATCATGAACGGCGAGGACTCCACCGTCCCCGCCGCCGTGGCCGAGAAGCTTCCGCAGATCGCCGCCGCGATCGACGCCACCGCCGAGCGCATGGCGCGCGGCGGCCGGCTGATCTACGCGGGCGCCGGCACCGCCGGCCGTCTCGGGGTGCTCGACGCCAGCGAGTGCCCGCCCACCTTCAACACGGACCCGTCCGAGGTCATCGGCCTGATCGCGGGCGGCCCTTCCGCCATGGTCAAGGCCGTCGAGGGCGCCGAGGACAGCAAGGAGCTGGCCGCCGCCGACCTCGACGCCCTGGGTCTGACCGCCGACGACACGGTGGTCGGGATCTCCGCCTCCGGCCGCACGCCGTACGCCATCGGAGCCGTCGAGCACGCCCGCGGCAAGGGCGCGCTCACCATCGGGCTCTCCTGCAACGCGGGCTCCGGACTCGCCGCCGCGGCCGAACACGGTCTGGAGGTCGTCGTCGGGCCCGAGCTGCTCACCGGCTCCACCCGTCTCAAGGCGGGGACGGCGCAGAAGCTCGTCCTGAACATGCTCTCGACGATCACGATGATCCGGCTCGGCAAGACGTACGGAAACCTCATGGTCGACGTGCGCGCGTCCAACGAGAAGCTGCGCGCCCGCTCGCGCCGGATCGTCTCCCTCGCCACCGGCGCCTCCGACGAGGAGATCGAGACGGCACTCACCGCCACCGACGGCGAGGTCAAGAACGCCATCCTCACCATCCTCGGCGGGGTCGACGGCCCCACCGCCGCCACGCTCCTGGCCGACTCCCACGGCCACCTCCGCGCCGCCCTCGCAGCGGTCCGCACCACCTGA
- a CDS encoding PTS transporter subunit EIIC — MATEDKNRATAAAILPLVGGAANVSSIAHCMTRLRLGLHDRSLVDDEALKAVPAVMGVVEDDTYQIVLGPGTVARVTPEFEQLVEEGRASSETPAPVHTAEELADKGAALKARQKAKNSTPFKLFLRRIANIFVPLIPALIGCGIIAGLNGLLVNLGWLTSVTPALAAMASGFMALVAVFVGYNTAKEFGGTPILGGAVAAIIVFPGVANIDAFGQTLAPGQGGVLGALGAAVLAVYVEKWCRRWVPEALDVLVTPTLTVLISGLVTIFGLMYVAGEVSSAIGTFADWLLSTGGAGAGFLLGGFFLPLVMLGLHQALIPIHTTLIEQQGFTVLLPILAMAGAGQVGAAAAVYLRLPRNESIRRTIRSAMPAGLLGIGEPLIYGVSLPLGRPFITACVGGAFGGGFVGLFNQLGDSVGSTAIGPSGWALFPLLDGNHGLGSTIAIYAGGLLVGYVAGFVATYFFGFSKSLLAEFNVSQEPATSTVAATGPAASSGDSPAKEPAGV; from the coding sequence ATGGCTACTGAAGACAAGAACCGCGCCACTGCCGCCGCGATCCTGCCGCTCGTCGGTGGCGCTGCGAACGTCAGCTCGATCGCCCACTGCATGACCCGGCTCCGGCTGGGCCTGCACGACCGCTCCCTCGTCGACGACGAGGCCCTCAAGGCGGTTCCCGCAGTGATGGGTGTGGTCGAGGACGACACCTACCAGATCGTCCTCGGCCCGGGCACCGTCGCCCGGGTCACCCCGGAGTTCGAGCAGCTGGTCGAGGAGGGCCGGGCGTCGTCGGAGACGCCCGCGCCCGTCCACACGGCCGAGGAGCTGGCCGACAAGGGCGCCGCGCTCAAGGCCCGGCAGAAGGCGAAGAACTCGACGCCCTTCAAGCTGTTCCTGCGCAGGATCGCGAACATCTTCGTCCCGCTGATCCCCGCCCTGATCGGCTGCGGCATCATCGCCGGCCTCAACGGGCTGCTGGTGAACCTCGGCTGGCTGACCTCGGTGACCCCCGCCCTCGCGGCGATGGCCTCCGGCTTCATGGCGCTGGTCGCGGTCTTCGTCGGCTACAACACGGCGAAGGAGTTCGGCGGTACGCCGATCCTCGGCGGCGCGGTCGCGGCGATCATCGTCTTCCCCGGTGTCGCGAACATCGACGCCTTCGGCCAGACCCTCGCCCCCGGCCAGGGCGGCGTCCTGGGCGCCCTGGGCGCGGCGGTCCTCGCGGTGTACGTCGAGAAGTGGTGCCGCCGCTGGGTGCCCGAGGCACTGGACGTCCTGGTCACACCCACGCTCACGGTGCTGATCTCCGGCCTCGTCACGATCTTCGGCCTGATGTACGTGGCCGGTGAGGTCTCCTCCGCCATCGGCACCTTCGCGGACTGGCTGCTCTCCACGGGCGGCGCGGGCGCGGGCTTCCTTCTCGGCGGTTTCTTCCTGCCCCTGGTGATGCTGGGCCTGCACCAGGCCCTCATCCCGATCCACACGACGCTGATCGAGCAGCAGGGCTTCACGGTCCTGCTCCCGATCCTCGCCATGGCCGGAGCCGGCCAGGTCGGCGCGGCGGCCGCGGTCTACCTCCGCCTCCCCCGCAACGAGTCGATCCGCAGGACCATCAGGTCCGCCATGCCCGCAGGCCTGCTGGGCATCGGTGAACCCCTGATCTACGGCGTCTCGCTCCCCCTGGGCCGCCCTTTCATCACGGCGTGTGTGGGCGGCGCGTTCGGCGGCGGCTTCGTGGGCCTGTTCAACCAGCTCGGCGACTCCGTCGGGTCCACGGCGATCGGCCCGTCCGGCTGGGCACTGTTCCCGCTGCTCGACGGCAACCACGGTCTGGGCTCGACGATCGCGATCTACGCGGGCGGTCTGCTGGTCGGCTATGTCGCGGGCTTCGTCGCCACGTACTTCTTCGGCTTCAGCAAGTCCCTGCTGGCGGAGTTCAACGTCTCCCAGGAACCGGCTACCTCCACGGTCGCGGCCACCGGCCCGGCCGCCTCCTCGGGCGACAGTCCGGCGAAGGAGCCGGCGGGGGTCTGA
- a CDS encoding hydrophobic protein: protein MVPLLLVLLLALILFGAGFALKALWWIAVIVLVVWLVGFFVRPAAGGGKRGRWYRW from the coding sequence ATGGTTCCCCTGCTTCTCGTTCTTCTGCTCGCCCTGATCCTTTTCGGTGCCGGTTTCGCACTCAAGGCACTCTGGTGGATCGCCGTGATCGTGCTCGTGGTCTGGCTCGTGGGATTCTTCGTGCGCCCGGCAGCCGGCGGCGGCAAGCGTGGCCGGTGGTACCGCTGGTAA
- a CDS encoding PRC-barrel domain-containing protein — protein MSDNLWGYQPSSGHTAGADLTGFSVEATDGNIGKVDKHSDDVGSAYLVVDTGVWIFGKDVLLPAGTVKRIDTEHRTVFVDLTKDQIKDSPEFDKHKHASDPGYHAQVGGYYDSYRIV, from the coding sequence ATGAGCGACAACCTGTGGGGCTACCAGCCTTCGAGCGGTCACACCGCGGGCGCCGATCTGACCGGATTCTCGGTCGAGGCGACGGACGGAAACATCGGCAAGGTCGACAAGCACTCCGACGACGTGGGCTCCGCCTATCTGGTCGTCGACACCGGTGTCTGGATCTTCGGCAAGGACGTCCTGCTTCCGGCGGGCACCGTCAAGAGGATCGACACGGAGCACCGGACGGTGTTCGTGGACCTGACCAAGGATCAGATCAAGGACTCCCCGGAGTTCGACAAGCACAAGCATGCGAGCGACCCGGGCTATCACGCCCAGGTCGGCGGCTACTACGACAGCTACCGCATCGTCTGA